A window of Pedobacter lusitanus contains these coding sequences:
- a CDS encoding SusC/RagA family TonB-linked outer membrane protein, which yields MRKIYLKYLSVFLLTLLTVNAFAQKTLTGTVRDASGPLPGVSVSLKGKSKVTQTDAGGKFSIPVSPNDVLSFSAVGYAKQEITIGNQTSLNVILVESENSLNEVVVTTALGIKRQEKSLGYAVSTVTAKQLTEAGNTNFASALYGKAAGVKITTAPGGASSAVNVQIRGINSISYNQQPLYVVDGVMIRNDGQNGAKGANNNDFWGDQRIRGNGILDINPADIESLTVLKGASASALYGSDAGSGVVVITTKKGSKARGLGIDFNYQGSVDKVAFLPNFQNIYGPGYDRETNFANSPEPKRDDGWFVDKDSPSGLRPYFRSYANFGPKMEGQQVKWWDGSIRSYSPQPDNYKDVYQTGYTSNANVAISNQSDAINYRFSASRLDYKGTQPGNTGSKNSFNLNSTIKLAPKLSADVIVSYVNTITKNRPYQLGQVLGSFGGFFSRAEDMNLMKQKFQTSNGYKYAQFNQLDRPEPFVYNIRATNLLDFYWQQLKNEYVENENRLLSSFTLNYDVAKNVKFRGRIGNDYTGARTENRQFTEVPIGLNGNTSTGGYTTTQGQYAILYGDALLTYSNKIGKDLSVSVSGGYQARNETYKDQQSNTKDGLVSENWFAISNSFGIAETSDIRKQQLKYAYLGILNLGYKDFLFLEGTARQEYASTLPPQNNKYSYYSLNGGFVFSDLIKMPKFWNYGKLRASYGVVGNAPPLYESNIVYTQTSLQTINGSVPSLVTANAYGNNTLMPEKKHEAEIGLETRFLEGRLGLDVSYYNNRVKNQIVPLQVSSTVGATSQIVNVGEIGSKGFEVALNATPVKGSKFRWDTRLNFSSNKSRVISLMEGMSELNFYPSDQATAKIVAKAGEELGNIYMRPRATDAKGNYIINDDGLYVMDNSTYVKAGNIMPKVVGGFSNTVSYGNLSLDFTIDGRFGGKMLAPNLKYMRGAGMLENSMEFRDAEHGGVAYTENGKSYNDGVLLQGVNQTTGQPNTKVISAASYYMNTYNWGEGTLTDGEIFDNSYIKMREVVLSYKIPASFTSKLKINNLRVSLIGRNLFYIWRTLKDLDPEAPLGNKWWSQGVDVGSSAASRNYGFSISANF from the coding sequence ATGAGAAAAATTTACTTAAAGTATTTAAGTGTTTTTCTGTTAACGTTGTTGACAGTAAATGCTTTTGCACAGAAGACCCTGACCGGGACGGTAAGGGATGCTTCGGGCCCCTTGCCTGGGGTTAGTGTTTCGTTAAAAGGCAAATCTAAAGTTACCCAGACAGATGCCGGCGGAAAGTTTTCAATTCCGGTAAGCCCTAATGATGTTTTATCTTTTTCTGCTGTAGGTTATGCCAAACAGGAGATCACCATTGGCAATCAGACATCTTTAAATGTTATCCTGGTTGAAAGTGAGAATAGTTTAAACGAAGTAGTGGTAACCACCGCACTGGGAATTAAGCGTCAGGAGAAATCTCTGGGTTATGCAGTAAGTACAGTGACAGCTAAACAATTAACTGAAGCAGGTAATACAAACTTTGCATCGGCATTATATGGTAAAGCAGCTGGGGTGAAAATCACTACAGCACCAGGGGGTGCAAGCAGTGCTGTAAACGTGCAGATTCGTGGTATCAATTCAATCAGCTATAATCAGCAGCCTTTATATGTTGTTGATGGAGTAATGATTAGAAATGATGGTCAGAACGGAGCTAAAGGTGCTAATAATAATGATTTCTGGGGTGATCAGCGTATCAGAGGAAATGGTATCCTGGATATTAATCCTGCCGATATTGAAAGTCTGACTGTCTTAAAAGGGGCTAGTGCTTCAGCTTTATACGGTTCGGATGCAGGTAGCGGTGTTGTAGTTATCACAACTAAAAAAGGTTCAAAAGCCAGAGGTCTGGGAATAGATTTTAACTATCAGGGATCAGTGGATAAAGTTGCCTTTCTTCCTAATTTTCAAAATATATATGGACCAGGTTATGACAGAGAGACTAATTTTGCTAATAGCCCTGAACCTAAACGTGATGATGGTTGGTTTGTTGACAAAGATTCACCAAGTGGCCTGAGACCTTATTTCAGATCTTATGCAAACTTTGGCCCGAAGATGGAAGGTCAGCAGGTTAAATGGTGGGATGGTTCAATCCGTTCTTATTCTCCACAGCCAGATAATTACAAAGACGTATATCAAACCGGTTATACTTCAAACGCTAACGTGGCCATATCTAATCAAAGTGATGCTATCAATTATCGTTTTTCAGCGTCACGTTTGGATTACAAAGGTACACAGCCTGGAAATACAGGTTCAAAGAACTCTTTTAATTTAAACTCTACCATTAAACTTGCACCAAAACTTTCTGCGGATGTAATTGTGAGTTATGTAAACACAATCACAAAGAACAGACCTTATCAGTTAGGCCAGGTTTTAGGTTCATTTGGTGGTTTCTTCAGTCGTGCTGAAGATATGAACCTGATGAAACAAAAATTCCAGACCAGTAATGGTTATAAATATGCTCAGTTTAATCAGTTAGACCGTCCTGAGCCATTCGTTTATAATATCAGAGCAACTAATTTGCTGGACTTTTACTGGCAGCAGTTAAAAAATGAATACGTTGAAAATGAAAACAGGTTATTGTCAAGTTTCACTTTAAACTATGACGTTGCTAAAAATGTAAAATTCAGAGGACGTATTGGTAACGATTACACGGGTGCCAGAACAGAAAACCGTCAGTTTACTGAGGTTCCGATTGGATTGAATGGGAATACAAGTACCGGTGGATACACTACTACACAAGGGCAGTATGCAATTCTTTACGGAGATGCATTATTGACTTACTCTAATAAAATTGGTAAAGATCTGAGCGTATCCGTAAGTGGTGGTTATCAGGCCAGAAATGAGACTTATAAAGATCAGCAATCCAATACTAAAGATGGATTAGTGTCTGAAAACTGGTTTGCCATCAGTAACTCTTTCGGCATTGCAGAAACTTCTGATATAAGAAAACAACAGTTAAAATATGCTTATCTGGGTATTCTGAATTTAGGTTATAAAGACTTCCTGTTCTTAGAAGGTACAGCCCGTCAGGAATATGCGTCTACATTGCCTCCTCAGAATAATAAATACTCTTATTATTCCTTAAATGGTGGTTTTGTTTTCAGTGATCTGATTAAAATGCCAAAATTCTGGAACTATGGTAAATTAAGAGCTTCTTATGGAGTTGTGGGTAATGCGCCACCTTTATATGAATCAAATATTGTTTATACACAAACCTCTCTTCAAACTATAAACGGATCAGTTCCATCATTGGTAACCGCTAATGCTTATGGAAATAATACTTTAATGCCAGAAAAGAAACATGAAGCAGAAATTGGTCTGGAAACCCGCTTTTTAGAAGGTCGTCTTGGTTTAGATGTGAGTTACTATAATAACCGTGTTAAAAACCAGATTGTACCCTTGCAGGTAAGTTCAACCGTGGGTGCAACCAGTCAGATTGTAAACGTGGGTGAAATTGGAAGTAAAGGGTTTGAAGTTGCTTTAAATGCAACACCAGTAAAGGGCAGTAAATTCCGTTGGGATACCCGTTTAAACTTCTCTTCTAATAAATCCAGAGTAATTTCACTGATGGAAGGAATGTCAGAGCTGAATTTCTATCCTTCAGATCAGGCTACCGCTAAAATTGTAGCAAAAGCAGGAGAAGAGCTTGGTAATATTTATATGCGCCCGAGAGCAACAGATGCAAAAGGAAATTATATTATCAACGATGACGGATTATATGTGATGGATAATAGTACCTATGTAAAAGCTGGTAACATTATGCCAAAAGTAGTTGGTGGTTTTTCCAATACAGTAAGTTATGGTAATCTTTCACTTGATTTCACTATTGACGGCCGTTTTGGTGGTAAAATGTTAGCACCGAATTTAAAATATATGCGTGGAGCAGGTATGCTGGAAAACTCTATGGAATTCAGAGATGCTGAACACGGTGGAGTTGCCTATACTGAAAATGGTAAAAGCTATAATGACGGTGTATTGCTGCAGGGAGTTAATCAGACAACAGGTCAGCCCAATACAAAAGTGATTTCAGCTGCAAGTTACTATATGAACACCTATAACTGGGGTGAAGGTACTTTAACGGATGGTGAGATCTTTGATAACAGCTATATCAAAATGAGAGAAGTAGTATTGAGTTATAAAATACCTGCATCATTTACCAGCAAACTTAAGATCAATAACCTTAGAGTATCACTTATCGGCCGTAATTTATTCTATATCTGGCGTACGCTGAAAGATCTTGATCCTGAAGCACCGCTAGGAAACAAATGGTGGTCACAAGGAGTTGATGTGGGTTCATCAGCAGCATCAAGAAACTATGGTTTTTCTATAAGCGCGAATTTCTAA
- a CDS encoding ROK family transcriptional regulator, whose protein sequence is MKNRGLLRVDIIKQLYYKNPLSLTELSKLTHKSLPLVTKVVNELVDEGYVQEQGLGPSTGGRRASLFLLNLEKQRYVVSVATDQFTARMIIYDLANNIIHPVEMMELDLADDPEAVDKLVSFIHKNIIASGLDQKNLLGVGIGMPGFISSEEGANYSNLKTNDGSHLGKYLRDKLKLPVYMDNDSRLIANAELYFGAAVGMKDVMVVNIGWGTGLGMIINGQLYRGNSGYAGEFSHIPLSTNTGVLCSCGKRGCLEVETSLLVMTQKAKAEIEAGAASSMTELFKDEGRNVGEMFLEAARNHDPLAVSILSEAAFHIGKGVATLIHIMNPECIVLSGRGAAAGKILLPPIQQAINEFCIPRIAAQTSVVLSELAADAELLASASLVIEHSLFE, encoded by the coding sequence ATGAAGAATCGCGGACTCCTGAGAGTTGATATTATTAAGCAGCTTTATTATAAAAATCCGCTTTCCCTTACTGAGTTAAGTAAACTAACTCATAAGAGTTTACCTCTGGTTACCAAAGTTGTCAATGAACTGGTTGATGAAGGCTATGTGCAGGAGCAGGGACTTGGTCCGTCTACCGGTGGCAGGAGAGCTTCATTATTTCTGCTGAATCTTGAAAAACAAAGATATGTTGTTTCTGTAGCGACAGATCAGTTCACGGCGCGTATGATTATTTATGATCTTGCCAATAATATTATCCATCCTGTTGAAATGATGGAACTTGATCTTGCTGATGATCCTGAAGCAGTTGATAAGCTGGTTTCATTTATCCATAAAAACATCATAGCCTCTGGTCTTGATCAGAAAAACCTTTTGGGTGTGGGTATAGGTATGCCAGGTTTTATCAGTTCAGAAGAAGGTGCAAACTACTCCAATTTAAAAACGAATGATGGTTCTCATTTGGGTAAATATTTAAGGGATAAGTTGAAACTTCCGGTATATATGGATAACGATTCACGTCTGATTGCTAATGCAGAGCTATATTTTGGAGCTGCAGTAGGGATGAAGGATGTCATGGTTGTGAATATTGGCTGGGGTACAGGTCTGGGCATGATCATTAACGGTCAGTTATACAGAGGAAACAGTGGCTATGCCGGTGAATTTAGTCATATCCCTCTGTCAACCAATACCGGCGTGCTATGTTCCTGCGGTAAACGGGGCTGTCTGGAAGTAGAAACTTCTTTATTGGTGATGACGCAAAAAGCCAAAGCTGAGATTGAGGCAGGGGCAGCCAGCAGTATGACTGAGCTATTTAAAGATGAAGGCAGAAATGTCGGAGAAATGTTTCTGGAAGCCGCGCGCAATCACGATCCTCTGGCCGTTTCCATTCTTTCTGAGGCAGCTTTTCATATAGGCAAAGGAGTTGCTACATTAATTCACATTATGAATCCTGAATGTATAGTATTAAGCGGACGCGGTGCCGCGGCAGGTAAAATACTTCTTCCGCCTATACAACAGGCCATCAATGAATTTTGTATTCCCAGAATTGCCGCTCAAACCTCAGTCGTATTATCTGAATTAGCTGCAGATGCAGAATTGCTGGCATCCGCAAGTTTAGTTATTGAACATAGTCTTTTTGAATAA
- a CDS encoding DUF6496 domain-containing protein, producing MTKYSKKASEKVEATLHEMKKGKLKSGSGQKVTSKKQAVAIGLSEARKAGAKVPQKKS from the coding sequence ATGACAAAATATTCTAAAAAAGCTTCAGAAAAGGTGGAAGCCACCTTACATGAGATGAAAAAAGGAAAATTAAAATCGGGCAGCGGACAAAAAGTAACTTCCAAAAAACAGGCTGTTGCCATTGGCTTATCGGAAGCGAGAAAGGCAGGAGCAAAAGTCCCGCAGAAGAAGTCTTAG
- a CDS encoding flavin reductase family protein, translating to MHSVSEPEILYFGTPVVLISTCNEDDSYNLAPISSVFWLGWRCVIGIAGSSQTTKNMIRTGQCVLNLPSVNEVAAVNLLARTTGANPVPESKIKKGYHYEADKFKLAGLTAISSDTVLPPGVKECPVRMEAIVEAVHSLCEDDPLRKGNIYTIELRIQCVHLDDGIIMDGKPNRVDPDKWKPLIMSFQQFYSLGERVHESTLSDIDEAEYHSADLDRAMNLNSLS from the coding sequence ATGCATAGCGTAAGTGAGCCAGAAATTTTATATTTCGGAACCCCTGTAGTTTTGATCAGTACATGTAATGAAGATGATTCTTATAACCTTGCACCGATATCATCTGTCTTCTGGCTGGGCTGGAGGTGTGTAATTGGAATAGCCGGATCTTCACAAACTACAAAAAATATGATACGTACGGGTCAGTGTGTACTCAATCTGCCATCTGTAAATGAAGTTGCCGCAGTTAACCTTCTTGCCCGCACTACAGGAGCTAACCCGGTTCCGGAAAGTAAAATAAAGAAAGGTTACCATTATGAAGCAGATAAATTTAAACTGGCAGGTCTGACTGCAATTTCCTCTGATACGGTTTTACCCCCCGGAGTTAAAGAATGTCCGGTCCGGATGGAAGCCATTGTAGAAGCTGTTCATAGTCTTTGTGAAGATGACCCGCTTAGAAAAGGTAATATATATACTATTGAACTGCGTATTCAGTGTGTGCATCTGGATGATGGTATAATAATGGATGGAAAACCAAACCGCGTTGATCCCGATAAGTGGAAGCCCTTGATCATGAGCTTTCAGCAATTCTATAGTCTTGGAGAGCGTGTCCACGAATCAACACTGTCTGATATTGATGAGGCTGAATATCATAGTGCTGATCTGGATAGGGCTATGAATTTGAATTCTCTTTCCTAA
- a CDS encoding alpha-amylase, with the protein MNKKTAYLSVRTALIMGLFLSFSSCKKTGITDLPSSGLNKQIKADAATGSGGDVMMQAFYWDVPQGSWWNVINDKIPSWKAAGIGAIWLPPATKAQGGGTSMGYDPYDYFDFGSYNQMGTTITRFGDSTSLSKLITTAHNNSIKVYADMVLNHCSGGSLEANPYTGTNTYTKYTPLSGKFNRTYVDFHPNDIETADEGAFAGFPDLCHKKANVSNWIYNASYSMSKLYKNNIHFDGFRFDYVKGYGAWVVKNFVNSVGGPGAVFAVGEEWDGNAANLQNWVNATEQTSSAFDFACFYSMHEAFDNNNLTRLNDDMLLKRNAAKAVTFVANHDTDITSNKYSAYAYIMTHEGYPCVFYKDYENLLDKNRLTNLIWIHKMLAGGTTTNLFSASDQYIDRRNGYNEMPGLIVYFNGTDNWQQQWVTSNWANQKIKEYTGISNWVQTVAADGRVLIQAPPHAYSIWSVTGL; encoded by the coding sequence ATGAACAAAAAAACAGCTTACCTATCGGTGAGGACCGCTCTGATTATGGGGCTATTTCTCTCTTTCTCTTCATGCAAAAAAACAGGAATTACTGACCTCCCCTCATCGGGTCTCAACAAACAGATTAAAGCCGATGCTGCTACAGGTTCCGGAGGAGATGTAATGATGCAGGCTTTTTACTGGGATGTACCTCAGGGCTCCTGGTGGAATGTAATCAATGACAAAATTCCTTCATGGAAAGCAGCTGGAATTGGCGCTATATGGCTTCCCCCGGCAACTAAAGCTCAGGGCGGAGGAACAAGTATGGGTTATGATCCATATGATTACTTTGATTTTGGCAGTTATAATCAAATGGGTACCACAATTACCCGTTTTGGTGATTCAACCAGTCTGAGTAAACTGATCACTACTGCGCATAATAACAGTATCAAAGTATATGCAGATATGGTGCTTAATCATTGCAGCGGAGGAAGTCTGGAAGCCAACCCATATACCGGTACAAACACTTACACCAAATACACTCCTCTTTCCGGAAAATTTAACCGGACTTACGTCGATTTCCATCCAAATGATATAGAGACTGCAGATGAAGGTGCTTTTGCCGGTTTTCCTGATCTGTGTCATAAAAAAGCAAATGTATCTAACTGGATATACAATGCTTCGTATAGTATGTCAAAATTATATAAAAACAACATCCATTTTGACGGGTTTCGTTTTGATTATGTCAAAGGTTATGGTGCATGGGTTGTCAAAAACTTCGTTAACAGTGTCGGCGGACCAGGTGCGGTTTTTGCCGTTGGTGAAGAATGGGATGGAAATGCCGCGAATCTGCAAAACTGGGTAAATGCGACCGAACAGACCTCTTCTGCTTTTGATTTTGCCTGTTTTTATTCAATGCATGAAGCCTTTGATAATAATAACCTGACAAGGCTGAATGATGATATGTTATTAAAAAGAAATGCAGCTAAAGCGGTTACCTTTGTAGCTAATCACGACACCGATATTACTTCTAACAAATATTCCGCCTATGCCTATATTATGACACATGAAGGATATCCCTGTGTATTTTACAAAGATTATGAAAATCTGCTGGACAAAAACAGACTTACCAATCTGATCTGGATACACAAAATGCTGGCTGGCGGGACAACAACCAATTTATTTTCAGCATCAGACCAGTATATCGACCGCAGAAACGGATATAATGAAATGCCTGGATTAATTGTATATTTCAATGGTACTGATAACTGGCAGCAGCAATGGGTAACTTCTAACTGGGCAAATCAGAAAATAAAAGAATACACCGGAATATCCAACTGGGTGCAGACTGTAGCAGCTGATGGCCGGGTATTGATTCAAGCACCACCACATGCTTATTCTATCTGGTCAGTTACCGGTTTGTAG
- a CDS encoding Crp/Fnr family transcriptional regulator codes for MLRTNINLLAFIEKLYAAQERKDNIILRTFGKGERLLEQDIKIDKVFIIREGVTKCYLTEENDKDYIFELLGKGEITGETEALKNRACLCTIEAISPVTAYCMSSAFFLSLIDNNLDFNKILLHVLTDRILNTSSRSSFQQLYPLEYGLSKLLQLQEKEQITLTRDDMAAYLGITIRSLNRTLKQLKKE; via the coding sequence ATGTTAAGAACCAACATCAACTTATTAGCATTCATTGAAAAGCTTTATGCTGCTCAGGAAAGAAAAGATAATATTATTCTGAGAACTTTTGGTAAAGGTGAGCGGCTGCTTGAACAGGACATTAAAATTGATAAAGTATTTATCATCAGGGAAGGGGTGACGAAATGTTATCTGACCGAAGAAAATGATAAAGATTATATATTTGAATTATTAGGTAAAGGGGAAATTACAGGAGAGACCGAGGCACTTAAAAACAGAGCATGTCTGTGTACCATAGAGGCAATCAGTCCGGTAACCGCCTATTGTATGTCATCAGCCTTTTTCCTTTCCTTAATTGATAATAATCTGGATTTTAATAAAATATTGCTGCACGTATTAACTGATCGTATCCTGAATACCAGTAGCCGATCTTCGTTTCAGCAGTTATATCCTCTGGAATATGGCTTATCTAAATTACTGCAGTTGCAGGAAAAAGAACAGATTACTCTTACCAGAGATGATATGGCTGCTTATCTGGGAATTACAATCAGAAGTTTAAACAGAACATTGAAACAGCTGAAAAAAGAATGA
- a CDS encoding HAD family hydrolase: protein MIRNQIQVIAFDADDTLWVNEPYFQETEQAFCHLLGEYMPSDELSKELFKTEMSNLSLYGYGVKGFMLCMIETLSRISDGKASMAMVDKIMELGQTLLLQPVILLDGVEKVLKHLKKDFRLVVATKGDLLDQERKLKKSGLQNYFHHIEIMSDKQTGDYQKLIKHLDCRPENFLMLGNSVKSDILPVLELGGYAAHIPFHTTWAHEQVTDNLEHPNFMPLNTMTEIIRILQPNS from the coding sequence ATGATCAGAAATCAAATTCAGGTAATAGCCTTCGATGCAGATGATACCCTTTGGGTAAATGAACCTTATTTCCAGGAAACTGAACAGGCATTCTGCCATTTACTGGGAGAATATATGCCATCGGATGAACTATCTAAAGAATTATTCAAAACCGAAATGAGTAATCTGTCTCTTTACGGCTATGGAGTTAAAGGATTTATGCTCTGCATGATAGAGACTTTAAGCCGTATATCTGATGGCAAAGCCTCAATGGCAATGGTAGATAAAATTATGGAACTGGGACAAACACTTTTACTGCAACCGGTAATCTTACTGGATGGCGTGGAAAAAGTTTTAAAACACCTGAAGAAAGATTTCAGATTAGTAGTGGCCACTAAAGGAGACCTGCTGGACCAGGAGAGAAAACTTAAAAAATCGGGATTACAAAACTATTTTCATCATATTGAAATTATGAGTGATAAACAGACTGGTGATTATCAGAAACTGATTAAACACCTGGATTGCCGCCCTGAGAATTTTTTAATGCTGGGCAACTCTGTCAAATCTGACATTTTACCCGTACTGGAGCTGGGTGGTTATGCAGCTCATATTCCTTTTCATACAACCTGGGCACATGAACAGGTTACAGATAACTTAGAACATCCAAACTTTATGCCGTTGAATACCATGACCGAAATCATCCGGATATTACAACCAAACAGCTAA